Proteins encoded within one genomic window of Cellulomonas xiejunii:
- a CDS encoding citrate synthase — translation MSDVVTAPVQAPVQLVVDGQVRDLPVVPAAEGNDGIVVSSLLRDTGMVTVDPGFMNTASCESQITYIDGDAGILRYRGYPIDQLAEHSTFLEVAYLLIHGELPTPQALAAFEERVNRHTLVHEDFRTFMGTFPRNAHPMAVMASALNALSTFYPESLDPFDVETVELATVLILAKTRTITSYVHRASKGEPLLYPDYSRGYVEDFLRMTFAVPYQQWDPDPVVVNALDKLLILHADHEQNCSTSTVRVVGSSHANIYASVAAGINALSGPLHGGANEAVLKMLDQIKANGGDATDFMRRVKNKEDGVRLMGFGHRVYKNYDPRAAIVKQSAHEVLQALGSTDELLDIAMSLEEIALSDEYFISRKLYPNVDFYTGLIYKAMGFSDQMFTPLFALGRMPGWIAQWREMMHDPQTKIGRPRQVYTGATERPYVAVERR, via the coding sequence ATGTCGGACGTCGTCACCGCACCGGTGCAGGCCCCCGTCCAGCTCGTGGTCGACGGGCAGGTTCGTGACCTGCCCGTGGTGCCCGCCGCCGAGGGGAACGACGGCATCGTCGTGTCGTCGCTCCTGCGCGACACGGGCATGGTGACGGTCGACCCGGGGTTCATGAACACCGCGTCGTGCGAGTCGCAGATCACCTACATCGACGGCGACGCGGGGATCCTGCGGTACCGCGGTTACCCGATCGACCAGCTCGCGGAGCACTCGACGTTCCTCGAGGTCGCGTACCTGCTCATCCACGGCGAGCTGCCGACGCCGCAGGCGCTCGCGGCGTTCGAGGAGCGGGTCAACCGCCACACGCTGGTCCACGAGGACTTCCGCACGTTCATGGGGACGTTCCCGCGCAACGCGCACCCGATGGCGGTCATGGCGTCCGCGCTCAACGCGCTGTCCACGTTCTACCCCGAGTCCCTCGACCCGTTCGACGTCGAGACGGTCGAGCTCGCGACGGTGCTGATCCTCGCGAAGACGCGGACGATCACGTCGTACGTCCACCGGGCCTCCAAGGGTGAGCCCCTGCTGTACCCGGACTACTCGCGTGGCTACGTCGAGGACTTCCTGCGCATGACGTTCGCGGTGCCCTACCAGCAGTGGGACCCGGACCCCGTCGTCGTCAACGCGCTCGACAAGCTGCTGATCCTGCACGCCGACCACGAGCAGAACTGCTCGACGTCGACCGTGCGGGTCGTCGGCTCGAGCCACGCCAACATCTACGCGTCGGTCGCGGCGGGCATCAACGCGCTGTCCGGGCCGCTGCACGGCGGCGCCAACGAGGCCGTGCTGAAGATGCTCGACCAGATCAAGGCCAACGGCGGGGACGCCACCGACTTCATGCGTCGCGTGAAGAACAAGGAGGACGGCGTCCGGCTGATGGGCTTCGGCCACCGGGTCTACAAGAACTACGACCCGCGCGCCGCGATCGTCAAGCAGAGCGCGCACGAGGTGCTGCAGGCGCTGGGCAGCACGGACGAGCTGCTCGACATCGCGATGAGCCTCGAGGAGATCGCGCTCTCCGACGAGTACTTCATCTCCCGCAAGCTGTACCCGAACGTCGACTTCTACACGGGTCTGATCTACAAGGCGATGGGCTTCTCGGATCAGATGTTCACGCCGCTGTTCGCGCTCGGGCGGATGCCCGGCTGGATCGCGCAGTGGCGCGAGATGATGCACGACCCGCAGACCAAGATCGGCCGCCCGCGCCAGGTGTACACGGGTGCGACCGAGCGGCCGTACGTCGCGGTCGAGCGCCGCTGA
- the dapD gene encoding 2,3,4,5-tetrahydropyridine-2,6-dicarboxylate N-succinyltransferase → MTDRTAWGLGLATVTDAGTTLDVWYPTPVLGAPPTTLDVGDDDSVRLHAPVDLAACERTDAARGVRVALVATVVDLDAPPASTADAYLRLHLLSHRLIRPHGQNLDGVFAVLPNVVWTDRGPCAVEDFEGTRLRLRAATGTPVTVYGVDKFPRMVDYVLPSGVRVADADRVRLGAHLAPGTTVMHEGFVNFNAGTLGTSMVEGRISAGVVVGDGSDVGGGASIMGTLSGGGREVVSVGQRSLLGANSGLGIPLGDDCVVEAGLYVTAGTKVRLVGFDVEGAVDDDGARVVKARVLAGADGVLFRRNSRTGEVEAVARSGAGVQLNSALHAN, encoded by the coding sequence ATGACCGACCGCACGGCCTGGGGCCTCGGCCTGGCCACCGTCACCGACGCGGGCACCACCCTGGACGTCTGGTACCCGACGCCCGTCCTCGGGGCCCCGCCCACCACGCTCGACGTCGGCGACGACGACTCCGTCCGGCTGCACGCGCCCGTGGACCTCGCCGCGTGCGAGCGCACGGACGCCGCGCGCGGGGTCCGTGTGGCCCTCGTCGCGACCGTCGTCGACCTCGACGCCCCGCCCGCCTCCACTGCCGACGCCTACCTGCGCCTGCACCTGCTGTCGCACCGGCTCATCCGGCCCCACGGGCAGAACCTCGACGGCGTCTTCGCGGTCCTCCCGAACGTCGTGTGGACCGACCGCGGACCGTGCGCGGTCGAGGACTTCGAGGGCACCCGCCTGCGGCTGCGCGCGGCGACGGGCACCCCGGTGACGGTGTACGGGGTCGACAAGTTCCCGCGCATGGTCGACTACGTGCTGCCGTCGGGCGTGCGGGTCGCCGACGCCGACCGCGTGCGCCTCGGCGCGCACCTCGCACCGGGCACGACCGTCATGCACGAGGGCTTCGTCAACTTCAACGCCGGCACGCTCGGGACGTCGATGGTCGAGGGCCGCATCTCGGCCGGGGTCGTCGTGGGCGACGGCTCCGACGTGGGCGGGGGCGCGTCGATCATGGGCACGCTGTCCGGCGGCGGCCGCGAGGTCGTGTCCGTCGGGCAGCGCTCGCTGCTGGGCGCGAACTCAGGGCTGGGCATCCCCCTGGGTGACGACTGCGTGGTCGAGGCGGGCCTGTACGTCACGGCGGGGACCAAGGTGCGGCTCGTCGGCTTCGACGTCGAGGGCGCGGTGGACGACGACGGTGCGCGCGTCGTCAAGGCCCGCGTGCTCGCCGGTGCGGACGGTGTGCTGTTCCGGCGCAACTCACGCACGGGCGAGGTCGAGGCCGTCGCACGCTCGGGGGCCGGTGTGCAGCTGAACTCCGCGCTGCACGCCAACTGA
- the dapE gene encoding succinyl-diaminopimelate desuccinylase — protein MAADDLIDLSADVVTLTRQLCDVPSVSGDETRLADAVEAALREHPHLEVLRDGDAVVARTHLGRARRVVVAGHLDTVPVAGNLPTRLEDDVLWGRGTVDMKGGVAVALHLAAALTEPVHDVTWVFYDHEEVAADLNGLGRVAAHHPDWLEGDFAVLGEPSDGGLEGGCNGTLRAEVRLTGVAAHSARAWVGVNAVHAAGEVLRRLEAYEPATVEVEGLAYREGLNAVLVSGGVATNVIPDSCVVTVNYRFAPSRDVAEAVAHVREVFDGYDVVVTDSAPGARPGLDAPAAQEFAAAVLAVTGGRPAPKYGWTDVARFSALGVPAVNFGPGDPLLAHKDDERVPVAQIELCHRALRAWLTGTQPEDLPLGIA, from the coding sequence GTGGCTGCCGACGACCTGATCGACCTGTCCGCCGACGTGGTGACGCTGACGCGTCAGCTGTGCGACGTCCCGTCCGTCAGCGGCGACGAGACGCGGCTGGCCGACGCGGTCGAGGCGGCGCTGCGGGAGCACCCGCACCTCGAGGTCCTCCGCGACGGTGACGCGGTCGTCGCGCGGACGCACCTGGGGCGTGCACGGCGCGTCGTGGTCGCGGGGCACCTCGACACCGTGCCGGTCGCCGGCAACCTGCCCACCCGCCTCGAGGACGACGTGCTGTGGGGCCGCGGCACCGTCGACATGAAGGGTGGCGTCGCCGTCGCCCTGCACCTCGCCGCCGCGCTCACCGAGCCCGTGCACGACGTGACGTGGGTGTTCTACGACCACGAGGAGGTGGCCGCCGACCTCAACGGGCTGGGTCGCGTCGCCGCGCACCACCCGGACTGGCTCGAGGGCGACTTCGCGGTGCTCGGCGAGCCGAGCGACGGCGGGCTCGAGGGCGGCTGCAACGGCACGCTGCGCGCCGAGGTGCGGCTGACGGGCGTCGCGGCGCACTCGGCCCGCGCGTGGGTGGGCGTCAACGCGGTGCACGCCGCCGGTGAGGTGCTGCGCCGGCTCGAGGCCTACGAGCCGGCCACGGTCGAGGTCGAGGGCCTGGCGTACCGCGAAGGGCTCAACGCCGTGCTCGTCTCGGGCGGGGTGGCGACCAACGTCATCCCCGACTCGTGCGTCGTCACCGTCAACTACCGGTTCGCGCCGTCGCGGGACGTCGCCGAGGCCGTGGCGCACGTGCGTGAGGTCTTCGACGGGTACGACGTGGTCGTCACCGACTCCGCGCCCGGTGCCCGCCCCGGTCTGGACGCGCCCGCCGCGCAGGAGTTCGCCGCCGCTGTGCTCGCCGTCACGGGCGGTCGCCCCGCGCCGAAGTACGGCTGGACGGACGTCGCCCGGTTCAGTGCCCTGGGCGTGCCCGCGGTCAACTTCGGCCCCGGCGACCCGCTGCTGGCGCACAAGGACGACGAGCGTGTACCCGTCGCGCAGATCGAGCTGTGCCACCGCGCGCTGCGGGCGTGGCTGACGGGCACGCAGCCCGAGGACCTGCCCCTGGGCATCGCCTGA
- a CDS encoding TIGR00730 family Rossman fold protein, with product MTPDDSSAPAPEYRRGPVLLRRDQIPATTSDQRLLARAEGAGWLHSDPWRVMRIQSEFVEGFGALSEVGPAVSVFGSARIKPGDPYYEMGQDVARGLVEAGYAVITGGGPGIMEAANKGATEADGLSVGLGIELPFEQGMNEWVDLGVNFRYFFARKTMFVKYSEGFVVLPGGFGTFDELFEALTLVQTHKVTGFPIVLLGADYWSGLLAWLRDTVHPQGMIAAADIDLLQVAADPQEAVEMIVRRGAELRAEEEAAVRAAARDQRAAAAAGEARARNGRRTRDAGASGEGGSLTDGGW from the coding sequence ATGACTCCTGACGACTCGTCGGCACCGGCGCCGGAGTACCGCCGCGGTCCCGTGCTGCTGCGCCGCGACCAGATCCCCGCCACGACCTCCGACCAGCGCCTGCTGGCCCGCGCCGAGGGCGCCGGCTGGCTGCACTCCGACCCCTGGCGGGTCATGCGGATCCAGAGCGAGTTCGTCGAGGGGTTCGGCGCCCTCTCCGAGGTCGGGCCGGCGGTCAGCGTCTTCGGCTCGGCGCGCATCAAGCCCGGCGACCCGTACTACGAGATGGGGCAGGACGTCGCGCGCGGCCTCGTGGAGGCCGGGTACGCCGTGATCACCGGCGGGGGCCCCGGCATCATGGAGGCGGCCAACAAGGGCGCCACCGAGGCGGACGGGCTGTCGGTCGGCCTGGGCATCGAGCTGCCGTTCGAGCAGGGCATGAACGAGTGGGTCGACCTGGGCGTCAACTTCCGCTACTTCTTCGCGCGCAAGACCATGTTCGTCAAGTACTCCGAGGGCTTCGTCGTCCTGCCCGGAGGCTTCGGCACCTTCGACGAGCTCTTCGAGGCGCTGACCCTGGTGCAGACGCACAAGGTGACCGGGTTCCCGATCGTGCTGCTCGGCGCCGACTACTGGTCCGGGCTGCTCGCGTGGCTGCGGGACACGGTGCACCCGCAGGGCATGATCGCCGCAGCCGACATCGACCTGCTGCAGGTCGCGGCGGACCCGCAGGAGGCCGTCGAGATGATCGTGCGGCGCGGTGCCGAGCTGCGGGCCGAGGAGGAGGCGGCGGTCCGTGCGGCGGCGCGGGACCAGCGGGCCGCAGCCGCCGCTGGTGAGGCGCGGGCGCGCAACGGCCGCCGGACCCGTGACGCAGGTGCCTCGGGTGAGGGCGGCTCGCTCACGGACGGCGGGTGGTGA
- the folP gene encoding dihydropteroate synthase: MTGGPLPGVPVGAAPLRLRGRTFGDDAPVVMAVVNRTPDSFYAAARHDESTVDAAVDRAVEEGADVLDVGGVRAGRGPVVSEAEEIARVLPVVRRVRTRHPDLLVSVDTWRSGVARAVADAGADLLNDTWAGHDPALVEVAAERGLGVVCSHTGGATPRSDPFRVAYPAPEGVDPIDGVLVDVVTTLSAAAARAVALGVDPASVLVDATLDFGKTTWHSLHLVRNTPKIVQIGHPVLMAISRKDLVGETLDLPAEERLEGTLAATAVAAWLGARVFRVHDVAATRRTVDMVAALRAERAPVRTVRGML, encoded by the coding sequence GTGACGGGCGGACCGCTGCCCGGCGTCCCCGTCGGTGCCGCGCCGCTGCGACTGCGCGGACGCACGTTCGGCGACGACGCCCCCGTCGTCATGGCGGTCGTCAACCGCACCCCCGACTCGTTCTACGCGGCGGCGCGGCACGACGAGTCGACGGTCGACGCGGCGGTCGACCGGGCCGTCGAGGAGGGTGCCGACGTGCTGGACGTCGGCGGTGTGCGCGCGGGCCGCGGCCCCGTCGTCTCCGAGGCCGAGGAGATCGCCCGCGTCCTGCCCGTCGTCCGACGCGTGCGGACACGCCACCCGGACCTGCTGGTCAGCGTCGACACGTGGCGTTCGGGCGTCGCACGTGCCGTGGCGGACGCCGGTGCGGACCTGCTCAACGACACGTGGGCCGGGCACGACCCCGCGCTCGTCGAGGTGGCGGCCGAGCGCGGGCTGGGTGTCGTGTGCTCGCACACCGGGGGTGCCACCCCCCGCAGCGACCCGTTCCGCGTCGCCTACCCGGCACCCGAGGGTGTCGACCCGATCGACGGCGTGCTCGTCGACGTCGTGACGACGCTGAGCGCCGCGGCAGCCAGAGCGGTCGCGCTGGGCGTCGACCCGGCGTCGGTGCTCGTCGACGCGACCCTGGACTTCGGCAAGACCACCTGGCACTCGTTGCACCTGGTGAGAAACACCCCGAAGATCGTGCAGATCGGGCACCCTGTGCTCATGGCGATCTCGCGCAAGGACCTCGTCGGGGAGACCTTGGACCTGCCGGCGGAGGAGCGGCTGGAGGGCACGTTGGCGGCCACGGCCGTCGCGGCCTGGCTGGGCGCTCGCGTCTTCCGCGTCCATGACGTCGCGGCGACGCGACGCACGGTGGACATGGTGGCGGCGCTCCGCGCGGAGCGGGCACCGGTGCGCACCGTGCGGGGCATGCTGTGA
- a CDS encoding DUF3117 domain-containing protein, producing MAAMKPRTGDGPLEVTKEGRGIVMRVPLEGGGRLVVELNATEASELGEALTSVVG from the coding sequence ATGGCCGCGATGAAGCCGAGGACCGGCGACGGACCGCTCGAGGTGACGAAGGAAGGGCGCGGCATCGTCATGCGCGTCCCGCTCGAGGGTGGCGGACGGCTGGTGGTGGAGCTCAACGCGACCGAGGCGTCCGAGCTGGGCGAGGCTCTGACGTCCGTCGTCGGCTGA
- a CDS encoding leucyl aminopeptidase family protein: MSPRTSGAAAATAPRTPPAVSAHGASVVDSPLLTDGSVDAVAVQVAPPRVGDDALQPRSGTPQAAARYGIDLSELAERAGLTGAAGEAFTVHLPLPVGSAVELPWAGLPPRIVLVGVGDESPTALRRAGAALARATRGLRRVAATVGAQTHHDDVAAAQAARAVTEGYLLAAYTPPRVTAKPEGKAPAELVLLGRDGATVLAAVAAARAGAAATWLVRDLANTPSNVKNPQWLADQARRLGTKAGLDVEVLGPRELAAGGFGGLLAVGAGSASTPRLVRLTYTPAQGDGRHVVVVGKGITYDTGGLSIKPREAMVPMKTDMAGAAVALATVLGAAQAEVRHKVTAVLPLAENHFGASSYRPGDVVTIHGGTTVEIANTDAEGRLVLADALAWADATLEPDVLVDVATLTGAASLGLGRQHAALYGTDDALVAALSAAGDRTGELVWPMPLVEDYEEAVRSSVADLRHVPEDRRIGGGSITAALFLRRFVGQRAWAHLDIAGPARSTSDKHEVTEGATGYGARLLLEYLTALD, encoded by the coding sequence ATGAGCCCCCGCACCTCCGGCGCGGCCGCTGCGACCGCGCCCCGCACGCCACCCGCGGTCTCGGCGCACGGCGCGAGCGTCGTCGACTCCCCGCTCCTGACGGACGGGTCGGTCGACGCGGTCGCGGTGCAGGTCGCGCCGCCGCGCGTCGGGGACGACGCGCTGCAGCCGCGCTCGGGTACGCCGCAGGCGGCCGCCCGTTACGGCATCGACCTGTCCGAGCTCGCGGAGCGCGCCGGCCTGACGGGCGCCGCGGGCGAGGCGTTCACCGTCCACCTGCCGCTGCCGGTCGGTTCGGCGGTCGAGCTGCCGTGGGCGGGGCTGCCGCCGCGCATCGTCCTCGTGGGGGTCGGCGACGAGAGCCCGACCGCGCTGCGCCGCGCGGGCGCGGCGCTCGCCCGCGCCACACGAGGGCTGCGCCGCGTCGCCGCCACCGTCGGCGCGCAGACGCACCACGACGACGTAGCCGCGGCGCAGGCGGCCCGCGCCGTCACCGAGGGCTACCTGCTCGCCGCGTACACGCCGCCGCGCGTGACGGCGAAGCCGGAGGGGAAGGCGCCGGCCGAGCTGGTGCTGCTCGGCCGCGACGGTGCGACGGTCCTCGCCGCCGTGGCCGCGGCTCGCGCGGGCGCGGCCGCCACGTGGCTGGTCCGCGACCTGGCCAACACCCCGTCCAACGTGAAGAACCCCCAGTGGCTGGCGGACCAGGCACGACGGCTCGGGACGAAGGCGGGACTCGATGTCGAGGTCCTGGGCCCACGTGAGCTGGCCGCGGGCGGGTTCGGCGGCCTGCTGGCCGTCGGTGCCGGCTCGGCCTCCACGCCGCGCCTGGTGCGCCTCACGTACACCCCGGCGCAGGGCGACGGACGCCACGTCGTGGTCGTCGGCAAGGGCATCACGTACGACACGGGCGGGCTGTCCATCAAGCCCCGTGAGGCCATGGTGCCGATGAAGACCGACATGGCGGGCGCCGCGGTGGCACTGGCCACGGTGCTGGGTGCGGCCCAGGCGGAGGTGCGCCACAAGGTCACGGCCGTCCTGCCCCTGGCGGAGAACCACTTCGGAGCGTCGTCGTACCGTCCCGGGGACGTCGTCACGATCCACGGCGGCACCACGGTCGAGATCGCGAACACCGACGCCGAGGGCCGACTCGTCCTGGCCGACGCCCTCGCCTGGGCCGACGCGACCCTCGAACCCGACGTGCTCGTCGACGTCGCCACGCTCACCGGCGCGGCGAGCCTCGGCCTCGGTCGGCAGCACGCCGCGCTCTACGGCACGGACGACGCCCTGGTCGCGGCGCTGTCGGCAGCGGGGGACCGCACGGGCGAGCTGGTGTGGCCCATGCCCCTCGTGGAGGACTACGAGGAGGCCGTGCGCTCGTCGGTCGCCGACCTGCGTCACGTCCCCGAGGACCGCCGCATCGGCGGCGGGTCCATCACGGCCGCCCTGTTCCTGCGCCGGTTCGTCGGGCAGCGGGCGTGGGCGCACCTCGACATCGCCGGTCCCGCGCGCTCGACGTCGGACAAGCACGAGGTCACCGAGGGCGCCACCGGCTACGGGGCTCGTCTGCTCCTGGAGTACCTGACGGCGCTGGACTGA
- a CDS encoding O-methyltransferase produces the protein MSTDKAQSWVYCEEFLDEDDVLLRARERASHLGCTPVLPGTGAALRVLAAAAQARAVVEVGTGAGVGSLYLLRGMPADGVLTTIDLELEHQRAAKDAFAEEGVRSTRTRAISGRALDVLPRLTDGGYDMVVIDADVENYPGYVEQAVRLLRPGGVLAVDDALWHDRVADPARRDEATTTVRDVGRHVRTDDRLVPALLPVGEGLLVAVRR, from the coding sequence ATCTCCACCGACAAGGCGCAGAGCTGGGTCTACTGCGAGGAGTTCCTCGACGAGGACGACGTGCTGCTGCGGGCCCGCGAGCGCGCGTCGCACCTGGGGTGCACCCCGGTCCTGCCCGGCACGGGAGCGGCGCTGCGCGTGCTCGCCGCGGCGGCGCAGGCGCGCGCGGTGGTCGAGGTCGGTACAGGTGCCGGCGTCGGCTCTCTGTACCTGCTGCGCGGCATGCCGGCGGACGGCGTGCTGACGACCATCGACCTGGAGCTCGAGCACCAGCGCGCCGCCAAGGACGCGTTCGCCGAGGAGGGTGTGCGCAGCACCCGGACCCGCGCGATCTCCGGTCGCGCGCTCGACGTCCTGCCGCGCCTCACCGACGGCGGGTACGACATGGTCGTCATCGACGCGGACGTGGAGAACTACCCCGGGTACGTCGAGCAGGCGGTCCGGCTCCTGCGGCCGGGCGGCGTGCTGGCGGTCGACGACGCGCTCTGGCACGACCGGGTCGCGGACCCGGCGCGGCGCGACGAGGCGACGACGACCGTCCGCGACGTGGGCCGCCACGTGCGCACCGACGACCGGCTCGTCCCGGCGCTGCTGCCCGTGGGCGAGGGCCTGCTCGTCGCCGTGCGTCGCTGA
- the sigE gene encoding RNA polymerase sigma factor SigE: MSVQPAEWQAPSWEEIVREHSGRVYRLAYRLTGNRHDAEDLTQETFVRVFRSLHTYSPGTFEGWLHRITTNLFLDMARRKQRVRIEPIGDDTDRWSSPDLLATPERAFEAANLDHDVQRALDALPPEYRAAVVLCDIEGLSYEEIAVTLGIKLGTVRSRIHRARARLRVALEHRRPLDASADGVSTADLRESDSAEVAG, from the coding sequence ATGAGCGTCCAGCCCGCCGAGTGGCAGGCCCCGTCGTGGGAGGAGATCGTCCGGGAGCACTCCGGACGGGTCTACCGCCTGGCCTACCGGCTGACCGGTAACCGCCACGACGCCGAGGACCTCACCCAGGAGACGTTCGTCCGCGTCTTCCGCTCGCTGCACACGTACAGCCCCGGCACCTTCGAGGGCTGGCTGCACCGGATCACGACGAACCTCTTCCTCGACATGGCGCGCCGCAAGCAGCGCGTCCGGATCGAGCCGATCGGTGACGACACCGACCGGTGGTCCTCGCCGGACCTGCTCGCGACGCCCGAGCGCGCGTTCGAGGCCGCGAACCTCGACCACGACGTCCAGCGCGCCCTCGACGCGCTGCCCCCGGAGTACCGCGCCGCCGTCGTGCTGTGCGACATCGAAGGGCTGTCGTACGAGGAGATCGCGGTGACCCTCGGCATCAAGCTCGGCACGGTGCGTTCGCGGATCCACCGCGCCCGAGCCCGGCTGCGGGTCGCGCTCGAGCACCGCCGTCCGCTCGACGCCTCGGCGGACGGCGTGTCGACCGCCGACCTGCGCGAGTCCGACTCCGCCGAGGTGGCTGGATGA